A window of Bradyrhizobium sp. AZCC 1719 genomic DNA:
GATCAACCGCTGGGTCAGCCGCGTAAAATATTGCGCGCCGTGCAGCGATCGTTCGCCGTCGGAATCGGGATTGTCCGTGTCGAAATCATACAGCAGGATCAGGTCGAGATCGGAAGATGCCGTCATCTCGCGGCTGCCGAGCCGGCCCATCGCGACGATCGCGGTCTCCTGTCCCTTGATGCGGCCGTACTGGGTCGCGAACTGGTCTCTCACCAGGCCGTGCACGGTATGCACGATGCCCTCGGCGACGTCGGCAAAGGCGACGCCGGCGTGCTGGGCGGAAACCGTGCCGGACAGGATCCGCGTGCCGATCAAAAACAGGCTCTCCTGCCCGAACAGCCGCAGGCGATCGAGAAAGTCTTCGTAAGAGTCCGCGTCCTTCAGCGTCGCCGCCAGCCGCGCCGACAATTCCTTTCGGTCCGGCATCGCGCCGAAGAAACGGGGATCGATCAAGCCGTCCATGATCTGCGGCTGGCGCGCCAGCATGTCGCCGAGCCGCGGCGCGGCGCCGAGGATCAAGGCCACCAGCGCGACCAGGTCGCGGTTCTGGCTCAACAGTGAAATCAGCCGGCCGCCGCGCTGCAATGCGCCGAGAAAGCGATCGAACGTGGTCACGGCGTCGTCGGGGTCTTCGGCATGCGCGAGACCGTGGATCAGGCCGGGCACGAATTCGATGAAGGCAGCCTTGGTCGCCTCGTTGCGGAGCGCGCGATAGTTGCCCTGCATCCAGTGCTGCAGGGTGCCAGCCACCGCGACGGGCTTCTTGAAGCCGAGCATCGTCAGGTGATCGAGCAGACGCGCATCCTCAGGCCCACCTGCATAATTGAGCTGCGGCAGCTTCACCGTGCCGGTCGGATCGCCTTCGAACAACTTGCCGTAATGTCCCTGCACGATGTTGAGATGGCCTAGCAAGTCCTTCGCAAAGGCCGCCCGGCTCTCATAGCCGAAGAAGTTTGCAAAGCGCTCCACGGCCTCGGCATCCTCGGGCAGCGCATGGGTCTGCTCGTCCGAGATCATCTGCAGCCGGTGCTCGACGCGGCGCAGGAACTCATAGGCCGCGGTCAACTCGTCGTGGGCCTGAAAGCTGATCCAGTTGCTGGTCGCCAGCACCTGCAACGCATGGAGCGTGGGGCGCACCCGCAGTTCCGGATGGCGGCCGCCGGCAATGAGCTGTTGCGTCTGCGCGAAGAACTCGATCTCACGGATGCCGCCGCGGCCGACCTTAACGTTATGACCTTCGACCGCGATCTCGCTCTGGCCGCGATAGGTCTGCATCTGCCGCTTCATGTCGTGGACGTCGGCGAGCGCGGCAAAATCCAGATGCTTGCGCCAGACGAACGGCGACAGTTCCGCGATCAGCGCCTCGCCCGCCTTGGCGTCGCCGGCGCAAACGCGCGCCTTGATCATCGCGGCGCGTTCCCAGGTCCGCCCTTCCCGCTCGTAATAGTGAAGCGCCGCCTCGGTCGATATCGCCACCTGCGTCGAGGCCGGATCGGGGCGCAGGCGCAGATCGACGCGGAACACGTAACCCTCGCCGGAGCGCTGCTGCAGCAGGCGGGCGAGCGCCTGCGTCACCCGCACGAAGAACGGCGCAGGCTCGATGTCTGCTACCAGCGAGGTGCGGGTGGGATCGAAAAACACGATCAGGTCGATGTCGCTGGAGTAGTTCAATTCGCCCGCGCCCATCTTGCCCATCGCGAGCACGATCAATCCGCTGTCCTCCTCCGGTCGATCATGATTGAGCGCGGTCATGCGGCCGCGCGTGACCTCCTGACGTAGCAGAAAGCGCAGCGCCGTCTGCACGGACACGGTTGCAAGATCGGTCAGCGCCGCCGTCACGCGCATCACCGGCCAGACCCCGCCGATATCGCACAGCGCGATCAATAACGCGGCCTCCGATTTCATGCGGCGAAGCAGATGCATCACGTCGGCCTCGCCCGCGGCAGCGAGTACGTCGCGCGTGCCTTTCTCGATCAGCGAGGTGAGATGTGGTTCCGGGTCGCATGCCAGCAAGCGCAGCAGCCGAGCGGCGTCAGCCCGGATCAGGTCGAACAGGTATGGCGAGAACTCGGCGATGCCAAGCAGGATGGTCCTGGCGAGCGGGCGATCCAGCCACGCCTTGATCTCAGCCGATTGCTCCGGCTCCAGTTCGGCGAGCCAGTCTCCCAGGCGTCGTTCGGCATTACTGCTGGCTGCGATATGCGGCCCGCTGACGAACCGCGCGGCCAAGGCGGAGGAATTCATGCCACCTTCTGTGGCACATCCTGCGTTTGAGCCGCAAGCCTGTCGGCCGCGGCAGATAGCGCCGGGACGACCAGCGTCGCAGTCAGGCCGGGACGGGAATCGCCGAGCCTGAGTTCGCCGCCATGCAAGGTCGCCACCGCGGACGCCAGGCTGAGCCCGAGGCCGGAACCCGGCAGCGTGCGGCTCGCCTCAAGCCGCACGAATCGCTCGACCGCGTGCTTGCGATCGCCTTCGGGAATGCCGGGTCCATGATCGGTGACGCTGAGCAGCACGTGGTCGCCTTCGCGTCGCGCCTCGATCAGGATCTCCCGGGTGCGCGCCGCGGCGGCAGGGTCCAGCGGTTGCACCACCGGCGAGGGCTTGCCGTACTTGATGGCGTTCTCGACCAGATTGGCAAGTGCCTGGCTGATCAGTTCGCGGTTGCCATGCAGCCGCGCGGTCGCGGTTTTGACGCGGAGCGTCATGCCGTCGTCCTCGGCCAGCGGTTCATACAATTCGTGGATGCCCCTGGCGACGTCGGCTGCGTCGAAATCATCCATGTTGCCGCGCGCCTGCCCGGACTCGGCGCGCGCGATCATCAACAGCGCGTTGAAGGTGCGGATCAGGCCGTCGGATTCCTCGATGGTCCGCTCCAGCGCCGCGCGGTATTCGGCCTCGCTGCCCGAACTCGCCAGCGCCTCCTCGGCGCGGTTGCGCAAGCGCGTTAACGGCGTCTTGAGGTCATGGGCGATGTTGTCGGAGACTTCCTTCAGCCCCATCATGAGGGTCTCGATGCGCTCCAGCATGGCGTTGAGGTTTTCCGCGAGACGGTCGAGCTCGTCGCCGGAGCGGCCGACTGGCAGCCGCCCCGAGAGGTCGCCCGCCATGATGCGCCTTGTGGTGCCGGTCATGGCGTCGATCCGTTGCAGCACCCGCCGCGCCACGAAGATACCGCCGCCGATGCCGAGCACGATGACGACCAGCAGCGACCACTGCGCGGCGTTGGCGACGATGCCGAACAGCCGGCGGCGCTCCTCCAGGTCGCGGCCGACCAGGAGACGAAAACCGTTGGTGAGTTCGGTGACACGCACCAGCGCGCGGTGATCCGCGGTGTCCTGCTCGTCGAGCCGGCGATAGCCGGTCTCCGACCAGCCGGTCGAGGCCATCACGCCCGGCGCCAGCGCGCCGACATTGCCGCCGATCGCCTTCCCTTCCGGCGTGGTGACGAGATAGAGGTTGGCGCCCGGCCGCAGTGCCCGGTTGCCAAGCGTGAAGACGAGGCCGCGCAGGCCGCGACGCGTATAGATGTCGGTAATCTCCGCGGTTTCGGCGTTCACCGTGGCGGTGATCTGCTCGTTGATCAGCCGCCGCGTATTCCAGGCGAAATAGCCAAGCAGCGACGCCGCAAACAGCGCGAACAAAAACAGATAGACCAGCGTCAGCCGAAACGCCGTGGTCCGGACCAGTTTACCGAAGGCCGTCACGGATCATGTATCCGGCGCCGCGGATCGTGTGCAGCAAGGGCCGATCAAAGCCCTTGTCGATCTTGGAGCGCAGCCGCGAAATGTGCACGTCGATGACATTGGTCTGCGGATCGAAATGATAATCCCAGACGTTTTCCAGAAGCATGGTGCGGGTCACCACCTGGCCGGCATGCTTCATCAGATATTCGAGCAGGCGAAACTCGCGCGGCTGCAGCGTCAGCTCGTCCTTGCCGCGGGCGACACGATGAGAAAGACGGTCGAGCTCGAGATCGCCGACGCGGTAGGTGGTCTCTTCGGCCGGGCCGACATTGCGGCGCGACAGCACTTCGACGCGGGCCTGCAATTCGGCGAATGAATAGGGCTTTGGCAGATAGTCGTCGCCGCCGGCGCGCAGGCCCTTGATGCGGTCGTCGACCTGGCCGAGCGCGGAGAGGATCAGAACCGGCGTGCGATTGCCCTTCTCGCGCAAGCTCCCGATCACGGACAGGCCGTCGCGCTTGGGCAACATGCGGTCGACCACCAGCACGTCGTAATCGCCGCTCTCGGCCATCGATAGTCCCTCCTCGCCATCGCTGGCGAGATCGGCGACATAGCCGACTTCACGGAACGCCTTGACCAGATAGTCAGCGGACTCGCGGTCGTCTTCGATGATCAACAGGCGCATCTGAGTGACGGGTGTGGGGATTGCTGCGGGGGCGCTCACAGGATTTGGTTCCTCTCACCATGGCGCGACCGCCCTGCACATGCAAGGCGACCGCGCGTTATCGCAATCAAGTGAAAAGAGCGGGCGATGAGGCTGGGGGACCTCACCGCCCTTAGGCCCTTCCGACGGAGGGGGGCGTATTCCGAAGGAAGGTTGCCAGAGGGAGCGAGTTTTGCACCCGCTCCCCGGAAGGAGACGTCGGCGGGGGCGACGAATGCCGGCGTGACCCTCCATCTGGTATCTAGTCCTCGTTTAGCCCTTTGCCAGCGGCACCGCGACGAAGCGCGACGAACCGCCGCTCTTCACGCGCATGAGAACGCTGTTCTTGTTCTCGGTCCGCGCGGCGTCGATTGCCTCACGGACTTCGCTCGGGCTGCCGACGGTCTTGCCGGCGACCTCAAGAATGACGTCGCCTTCCTTGAAGCCGCGCTCGGCCGCCGCACTCTTCGGGTCCACCTCGGTAACCACGACGCCTTCCCTGCCGGCGCCGGCCACGCTGTTGGCGGGCGCCACGGTCAAGCCGAGCTTCGGCACGTCAGTTCCCTTGGTCGCGCCGCCCTTGTCTTCCTTGCCGATGTCGGCCTTGGTCTCGACCGTGTTCGGCAACTGGCCGAGCGTGAGGTTGACGACCTTGTCCTGGCCCTTTTGCAGCACGTTGAGCTTGACCGCGGTGCCGGGTGCGAGACCGCCGATGGTGCGGGCGAGTTCCCTGGCATCCTTGACCGGCTCGCCATTGACGGCGGTGATGACGTCACCGGACTGGATGCCGGCCTTGGCCGCCGGACCATTCTGCTGCGGTTCCGCCACCAGCGCGCCTTGGGCCTTCTTCATGCCGAGACTGTCGGCGATGTCGGAGGTCACCGGCTGGATCTGGACGCCGATCCACCCGCGGCTGACCGAGCCCTTGTCCTTGAGCTGGGCGACTACCGACTTCACCGTCGAGGCAGGGATCGAGAACGCGATGCCGACGCTGCCGCCGGACGGCGAATAGATCGCGGTGTTGACGCCCATCACCTCGCCATTGGTGTCGAATGCCGGACCGCCGGAGTTACCCTTGTTCACGGGCGCATCGATCTGGATGAAATCGTCGTACGGACCGTTGCCGATGTCGCGGCCGGAGGCCGAGACGATGCCGGCGGTCACAGTGCCGCCAAGGCCGAACGGGTTGCCGACCGCGAGCACCCAGTCGCCGATCCGCGGCTTGCTATCGGACAGCTTGGCGAACGGGAAATCGGTGCGGCCCTCGACCTTGATCAGCGCCAGATCAGTGCGCTGATCGGTGCCGATCACCTTCGCGGTGTAGGTCTTGCCGTCTTCCATCGTGATTTCGACCTTGTCGGCGCCGTCAACCACGTGGTTGTTGGTCACGGCATAGCCGTCAGGCGAGATGAAGAAGCCGGAACCCTGACCCGTTACCGGGCCACGAGGGCCACGCGGTCCGCCACGCAGGCCCGGGGGCAAGCCATCCGGACCACCGAAGCGACGGAAGAAACGCTCCATCGGCGAGCCCGGCGGGAACGGCGAGTCATCGTCCTTGTTGGCGCTATCGTCCTTGGAACTCTTGTCCGCGATGTTGATCTTCACCGAAATCACCGACGGCTTCACGCGCTCGACAATGTCGGCAAAACCGATCGGCCGCTCGACCTTGCGGACCTCGGTATTGACCTGCGCGTGCGCCGCGCCGGCAAAGATATCAGCCGGGCCCTGTTGCGGCGAGAAGCCATACACGGCGGCGCCAAGGCCGGCGACAACGGAGGCCATCAGCGCGAACTTGCGGGCGGAGAACAGCGAACGGCGGGCTGCGCCGTTGGACGGTAGCGAGGAAAGATCGACGGGACGTTCGGTCATGTTTCTAAAATCTCCAGAGCGAGAATTCTTCACTTCTACGGTGCGGGGGTGGGGCACCTGTCACATCGGAAGATGGGGCCTGCTGCCTTACCGCGCGCTGGCTAGGGAATTAAACTTTGGTAATGCGGCGGCTTATGGATGCGGCGGAATAGCGCAGGCAATCAATGGGTTAGCGGTGAGTGAAAGGGCCCCAGAGGGCGAACGGCTGCCCTTCCCCAGGCCGCAAGGAGCTAGCGGTCAAAGAGTTCATAAATCTTACGTTAAGCCGCTCCATGCCACAACCTCTGCACGAACAGTGAGAGCGATTGCGGGTCGCCGAAGGCGAGCTTCAATCGCCGCCGTCAACGACAATGATCGGGAAGAAAACCATGGTCAGCGCCGTTTCCAGCCAGGCCCCCACATTGAATCCCCTCGCCTATACGGTTCTCGACGGGGACGACAACTCCAGACAGCCCGCATCGAACGCGACGCCGAACGACAGCGACCGTGGCCCCGCCACGCAGGTATCGTTGTCGCAGGACGCACTGAATCGCGTGAAGGCAGCATTCAAGCAGGGCCCGGACGCCGCGCAGCAAGCTCTGTCTGCCTATTCGCAGACAGCCGAGGATCGTTTCCAAGCACACATAAATGCCATGCATCGCCGGGCGGAGTTGGCCAAGATCAACCACGAGCTCAGAATGCTCGACTGGCGGGAAGAGACAAACAACTCTTTGGCGTCCACGATCAAGTCTATGCAAGAATCTGCCATCAAATGGCAAAATACGACGCCGGTGCCGGCGGTACAGCTGTCGGATGCCGAGATCAGCGCGATTCTGAAGAAGGTCGCGCCGCGCGGCATCGATCCATCCAAGATCGGTGGCGCCGACACCTACTCTTTCGGTGACGATGGAAAAATTTACACCTTCCTGAAGGATGGAACGGCTTGGGTGAATGAGAGCGGGGTGCCCACCTCCGAGGAGCAGAAGCAACGAGGCTATCAGGCCTTCCAAGATACGATGCTGTATTTGTCCACCAGGATTGAATATCCCAGCGTCTCGCGTGCTGACCTGATCGCCAAACGCGACGCACTGACCGATCAATACTGACCGATCAATAACGGCATCAGATCGTTACGGGGACTCGCAACAATCGCACCCCTCGCCCGAAGACCCGCCTCAGCTCTTCTTCATCTTCAGCCGGCCCATGAAATCGCGCTTGCCGAGCGGCACGCCGTTGGTGCGCAGGATGTCGTAGGCGGTGGTGGCGTGGAAATAGAAATTGGGCAGCGAGAACGACATCAGGAAGCCTTCCGCGGTGAAGGGCAGCTTGTGATCGCCGAGGTGAAAGACGACGTCCCGGCCGCCGAGCGCGTTGACTGCCTCCGGAGTCCAACTCTCCAGAGCCTCGCGGGTTTGCGCGACCAGTCCCTGCAATCCCGCATAATCGTACGGCGTCTTGGACGCGGGCGGACGAAACTCTCCGCTTTGCACACCCTCGATGGCGCCGCGCGAATGTTGAGCGACGGAGATGATCTGGAAACGCAACGGCAGCATGTCGGGCGCCAGCCGCGCCTCGACCATGCTATCCGGATCGATGTTGTTGTCGCGGAAATGAACGAGGCCGCGCTCGAGGAAACCGCTGACCGCGCCAAGGGTCTGCAGATAATTCGCCACGCTGGCGTCATAGAGTGAAAAGGCCATGTCGGGTTTCCCCCTTGGTTATGCTTATTTTGACAGGGGATTCATAGCTGAAGCCAGCCCGCTTGCAATGGTGGGCTTAAGCCTTCTTGTCCGGCGCATCGGCTGCGAGCAAGCGCTCCAGCCTCGCCTGTTCCTCTTCCGTCAGATGCAACAGCGAAGGGTCGGTCGCGCTGCCGGTATTCGAACGGCGGCGGCTGTAGAACCAGAGCGCCAGCCCGCCTCCGGCCAAGGCGAGCGGCGGCAGCAGCCACAGCAGCAGCGTATGCGGCGTGAAGCGCGGCTTCAGCAGCACGAACTCGCCATAGCGCGCGACCAGAAAGTCGATCACCTGGCTGTCGCTGTCGCCGGACGCGATCCGCTCGCGCACCAACAGCCGCAGGTCGCGCGCCAGCGGGGCGTCGGAATCGTCGATCGACTGGTTCTGGCACACCATGCAGCGCAGCTCGCGCGACAGGTCGCGCGCACGCGCTTCCTTTGCCGGATCGGCCATGATCTCGTCGGGCTGCACGGCGTGAGCCGGCCCGCAGAGCGTCGCGGCGACAACAAGCACACATGCTGCAATGAGGCGCTTCAAGGCCCTACTCCGCAGGCTGCAGCGCGCGGGCGGCCTTGGCCGGCTTCGGCGCGCCGACGCGCAGGCGGCGATCCGAGAGCGACAGCAGGCCGCCGAACGCCATCAGGACAGGGCCCCACCAGATCAGGAGCACCAGCGGCTTGTGGTAGATGCGCACCGCGATGGCGCCCTCCGCATTGGTGTCGCCGAGCGAAACGTAGAGCTGGCTGGCGCCGCGGGTCAGCAGCGCGGCCTCGGTCGTCGACGAGCCCCGCGTGGTGAAATTGCGCTTCGACGGCGTCATCACCTGGAGCGTTTCGCCGTCGTGGCTGACCGTAAACTGCGCGATCATCTCACGGAAGTTCGGTCCCTGCCGTTGCGTGATGTCGTCGAGCTTCAACTGATAGCCGGCGACGCTCGCGACATCGCGCGGCTTCATCGTGCCGATATATTCGCTGTTCCAGGTGGTCTCGCAGACGATGCCGATCAGCGCGACGCCAATGCCGGCATGCGCGAACGCGGTGCCCCAGGTCGCGCGCGGTAGCCCACGCGCACGGGCCATCGCAGTGGCCAAGGGAACGCGGAACAGCGCCATGCGTTCGGCGAGATCACTCAAGGCGCCGCCAATCACGAATATCGCAAGCCCGATCGCCAGCGGGGCGAGCGTGGCCCCGCCATGGGTCCATGCAAACAGCACCGCAATCGCGACCAGCGCCGCGATGCCGGCCGCGGTCAGCCGCTGCGCCGCGCCGAGGAGATCGCCGCGCTTCCAGGCCAGTAGCGGCGCAAACGGCATGGCGACCAGGAGCGGCACGAACAGCGGCCCAAAGGTCAGATTGAAGAACGGCGCACCGACCGAAATCTTGTCGCCGGTCAGCACTTCCAGCGCCAGCGGATACAGCGTTCCGATAAACACGGTGGCGCAGGCGGAGGTGAGAAAGAGATTGTTGAGCACCAGCGCGCCCTCGCGCGAAACCGGCGCGAACAGCCCGCCCTGCTTCAGCGCAGACGCGCGCCAGGCATAGAGCGTAAGACTGCCGCCGATGAACAGGCACAGGATCAGCAGGATGAACACGCCGCGCGAGGGATCGGTCGCGAATGCGTGCACCGATGTCAGCACGCCCGAGCGCACCAGGAAGGTGCCAAGCAGCGACAGCGAAAACGTCAGGATCGACAGCAGGATGGTCCAGACCTTCAGCGCGTTGCGCTTTTCCATCACGACGGCGGAATGCAACAGCGCGGTGCCGGCGAGCCAGGGCATCAGCGAAGCGTTCTCGACCGGATCCCAGAACCACCAGCCGCCCCAGCCCAGCTCATAATAGGCCCAGTAAGAACCCATCGCGATGCCGAGCGTGAGGAATATCCACGCCACAAGCGTCCACGGCCGCACCCAGCGCGCCCAGGCCGCGTCGATCCGGCCTTCGATCAAGGCGGCGATCGCGAACGAGAACGAGATCGAAAATCCGACATAGCCGAGATAGAGCATCGGCGGATGCACGGCCAGCCCAATGTCCTGCAGCACCGGATTGAGGTCGCGGCCCTCGATCGGCGGGCTCGCGATACGCAGGAATGGATTCGAGGTGACCAGGATGAACAGATAGAACGCAGCCGCGATCCAGCCCTGCACGGCCAGCACATGGGCGCGCAGCGATAGCGGCAAATTGTTGCCGAATGCGGCAACCAGGCCGCCGAACAGCGCCAGGATCGACACCCACAGCAGCATCGATCCTTCGTGATTGCCCCACACGCCGGTGATCTTGTAGAGCAACGGCTTCATCGAGTGCGAGTTCTCGAACACGTTGACGACGGAAAAATCCGAGTTGACGTGCAGCATCACCAGCGCCGTGAACGAGGCCGCCACGAACAGCAATTGCGCCAGGGCCGTGGAGCGCGCGACATTCATCAGCGCAGGATCGCCCCAGCGCGCGCCCAGCATCGGCACCGTGGACTGGATCAGCGCAAGCGCGAGCGCCAGCACCAGCGCGTAATGCCCGGCTTCCGCGATCACTTCGCGGTCCCCTGCACCGGCGCTGATGCGGCCGTGGCGCCGGGCTTTGCGCCATAGTCGTCCTTCCAGTGCCCCTGCTTCTTCAGGGCATCGGCGACGTCCCTGGGCATATAGGTTTCGTCATGCTTGGCCAGCACGGTATCGGCCTTGAACACGCCTGACGCATCGAGCGCGCCCTCGGCGACGACGCCCTGCCCTTCGCGGAACAGGTCCGGCAACATTCCCTTATAGGCGACCGGCAACGTGGCGCTGCCGTCGGCGATGCTGAAGTTCACGGCGAGGTTGTCGCCGCGCACCAGCGAGCCCGGCTGCACCAGGCCGCCGAGGCGGAACCGCTTGCCGGGCGGAATCTGCTTTTCCGCCGCCATGGTCGGTGTGGAAAAGAACACGATGGAATCGCGCATCGCGTTCAGCACCAGCCCCGCCGCGACCGCAAGCACCGCGAGCGAACCGCAGATCATGGTCAAACGCCGCTGCTTGCGCGTCATCAATATCCCCTGCCTTCGTGTTTGGGTTCCGCCATTCGGCCCTACCCATCAAGCCCGAGATTTTTCAGGCCTTCATTGAGCTGGCGCAAGCGTTCGGTATCGCCCGCGACCGCCTGGCGCGCTTCGGTGCGCGCGCTCGTCGCCTTGTCGCGTTCGCCCATCACCATATAGGCCCGCACCAGCCGCAACCAACCCTCGACATCGCTGCCGTCCTGCTTCAGCCGCGCCGCCAGCCGATCGACCATGCCGCGGACCATCGTCCCGCGTTCGGCCTCGTTCATGTCCCTGGCGGCGGCCATTGCATCATCGGAGAGCGCCGGCGCGACGGGGGCGCCGACCCGGGTCAGCGCCGCCTCGATCAGCGGCCGCCACGGCGCGTCGGCCGGCGCCTTTGACAGCATCGCCCGCCAGATCGCCGCAGCGTCCGCCTTCCGGCCGTCCTGTTCGGCAGCGAGCCCGAGGAAATAGCTGGCCTTGGGATCGTCGGCGTTTTGCGCAACCGCGCGCTCGAATTCGGCCTTGGCCTCCGCCGTGACGACGCCGCCCGCGCTGCCAACCAGCGCCTCACCGAGATCGGAGCGGCGTTCGGCGCTGTCGCCGGCATGTTGAATCGCGTTGCGGTAGGCCCGGATCGAGTCATCGAAGCGACCGAGCCGCGCCAGCACCGGCGCCAGCACGGTCCAGCCGCGACCGTCGGTCGGATTCTTCTCCAGATGCGCTTCGACCTGCGCCACCATGTTTTCGAGCGGCTGGCTGGCGTCCGCCATACGGGTGCGCGAGGCGAGCGGGAAATCACCGAGACGCGGCGATCCAACCGCGAGGTAGAACGTCACTG
This region includes:
- a CDS encoding DUF1993 domain-containing protein; the encoded protein is MAFSLYDASVANYLQTLGAVSGFLERGLVHFRDNNIDPDSMVEARLAPDMLPLRFQIISVAQHSRGAIEGVQSGEFRPPASKTPYDYAGLQGLVAQTREALESWTPEAVNALGGRDVVFHLGDHKLPFTAEGFLMSFSLPNFYFHATTAYDILRTNGVPLGKRDFMGRLKMKKS
- the ccmE gene encoding cytochrome c maturation protein CcmE encodes the protein MTRKQRRLTMICGSLAVLAVAAGLVLNAMRDSIVFFSTPTMAAEKQIPPGKRFRLGGLVQPGSLVRGDNLAVNFSIADGSATLPVAYKGMLPDLFREGQGVVAEGALDASGVFKADTVLAKHDETYMPRDVADALKKQGHWKDDYGAKPGATAASAPVQGTAK
- a CDS encoding response regulator transcription factor translates to MRLLIIEDDRESADYLVKAFREVGYVADLASDGEEGLSMAESGDYDVLVVDRMLPKRDGLSVIGSLREKGNRTPVLILSALGQVDDRIKGLRAGGDDYLPKPYSFAELQARVEVLSRRNVGPAEETTYRVGDLELDRLSHRVARGKDELTLQPREFRLLEYLMKHAGQVVTRTMLLENVWDYHFDPQTNVIDVHISRLRSKIDKGFDRPLLHTIRGAGYMIRDGLR
- a CDS encoding heme lyase CcmF/NrfE family subunit yields the protein MIAEAGHYALVLALALALIQSTVPMLGARWGDPALMNVARSTALAQLLFVAASFTALVMLHVNSDFSVVNVFENSHSMKPLLYKITGVWGNHEGSMLLWVSILALFGGLVAAFGNNLPLSLRAHVLAVQGWIAAAFYLFILVTSNPFLRIASPPIEGRDLNPVLQDIGLAVHPPMLYLGYVGFSISFSFAIAALIEGRIDAAWARWVRPWTLVAWIFLTLGIAMGSYWAYYELGWGGWWFWDPVENASLMPWLAGTALLHSAVVMEKRNALKVWTILLSILTFSLSLLGTFLVRSGVLTSVHAFATDPSRGVFILLILCLFIGGSLTLYAWRASALKQGGLFAPVSREGALVLNNLFLTSACATVFIGTLYPLALEVLTGDKISVGAPFFNLTFGPLFVPLLVAMPFAPLLAWKRGDLLGAAQRLTAAGIAALVAIAVLFAWTHGGATLAPLAIGLAIFVIGGALSDLAERMALFRVPLATAMARARGLPRATWGTAFAHAGIGVALIGIVCETTWNSEYIGTMKPRDVASVAGYQLKLDDITQRQGPNFREMIAQFTVSHDGETLQVMTPSKRNFTTRGSSTTEAALLTRGASQLYVSLGDTNAEGAIAVRIYHKPLVLLIWWGPVLMAFGGLLSLSDRRLRVGAPKPAKAARALQPAE
- a CDS encoding Do family serine endopeptidase; this translates as MTERPVDLSSLPSNGAARRSLFSARKFALMASVVAGLGAAVYGFSPQQGPADIFAGAAHAQVNTEVRKVERPIGFADIVERVKPSVISVKINIADKSSKDDSANKDDDSPFPPGSPMERFFRRFGGPDGLPPGLRGGPRGPRGPVTGQGSGFFISPDGYAVTNNHVVDGADKVEITMEDGKTYTAKVIGTDQRTDLALIKVEGRTDFPFAKLSDSKPRIGDWVLAVGNPFGLGGTVTAGIVSASGRDIGNGPYDDFIQIDAPVNKGNSGGPAFDTNGEVMGVNTAIYSPSGGSVGIAFSIPASTVKSVVAQLKDKGSVSRGWIGVQIQPVTSDIADSLGMKKAQGALVAEPQQNGPAAKAGIQSGDVITAVNGEPVKDARELARTIGGLAPGTAVKLNVLQKGQDKVVNLTLGQLPNTVETKADIGKEDKGGATKGTDVPKLGLTVAPANSVAGAGREGVVVTEVDPKSAAAERGFKEGDVILEVAGKTVGSPSEVREAIDAARTENKNSVLMRVKSGGSSRFVAVPLAKG
- a CDS encoding cytochrome c-type biogenesis protein; this encodes MKRLIAACVLVVAATLCGPAHAVQPDEIMADPAKEARARDLSRELRCMVCQNQSIDDSDAPLARDLRLLVRERIASGDSDSQVIDFLVARYGEFVLLKPRFTPHTLLLWLLPPLALAGGGLALWFYSRRRSNTGSATDPSLLHLTEEEQARLERLLAADAPDKKA
- a CDS encoding sensor histidine kinase: MTAFGKLVRTTAFRLTLVYLFLFALFAASLLGYFAWNTRRLINEQITATVNAETAEITDIYTRRGLRGLVFTLGNRALRPGANLYLVTTPEGKAIGGNVGALAPGVMASTGWSETGYRRLDEQDTADHRALVRVTELTNGFRLLVGRDLEERRRLFGIVANAAQWSLLVVIVLGIGGGIFVARRVLQRIDAMTGTTRRIMAGDLSGRLPVGRSGDELDRLAENLNAMLERIETLMMGLKEVSDNIAHDLKTPLTRLRNRAEEALASSGSEAEYRAALERTIEESDGLIRTFNALLMIARAESGQARGNMDDFDAADVARGIHELYEPLAEDDGMTLRVKTATARLHGNRELISQALANLVENAIKYGKPSPVVQPLDPAAAARTREILIEARREGDHVLLSVTDHGPGIPEGDRKHAVERFVRLEASRTLPGSGLGLSLASAVATLHGGELRLGDSRPGLTATLVVPALSAAADRLAAQTQDVPQKVA
- a CDS encoding bifunctional [glutamine synthetase] adenylyltransferase/[glutamine synthetase]-adenylyl-L-tyrosine phosphorylase: MNSSALAARFVSGPHIAASSNAERRLGDWLAELEPEQSAEIKAWLDRPLARTILLGIAEFSPYLFDLIRADAARLLRLLACDPEPHLTSLIEKGTRDVLAAAGEADVMHLLRRMKSEAALLIALCDIGGVWPVMRVTAALTDLATVSVQTALRFLLRQEVTRGRMTALNHDRPEEDSGLIVLAMGKMGAGELNYSSDIDLIVFFDPTRTSLVADIEPAPFFVRVTQALARLLQQRSGEGYVFRVDLRLRPDPASTQVAISTEAALHYYEREGRTWERAAMIKARVCAGDAKAGEALIAELSPFVWRKHLDFAALADVHDMKRQMQTYRGQSEIAVEGHNVKVGRGGIREIEFFAQTQQLIAGGRHPELRVRPTLHALQVLATSNWISFQAHDELTAAYEFLRRVEHRLQMISDEQTHALPEDAEAVERFANFFGYESRAAFAKDLLGHLNIVQGHYGKLFEGDPTGTVKLPQLNYAGGPEDARLLDHLTMLGFKKPVAVAGTLQHWMQGNYRALRNEATKAAFIEFVPGLIHGLAHAEDPDDAVTTFDRFLGALQRGGRLISLLSQNRDLVALVALILGAAPRLGDMLARQPQIMDGLIDPRFFGAMPDRKELSARLAATLKDADSYEDFLDRLRLFGQESLFLIGTRILSGTVSAQHAGVAFADVAEGIVHTVHGLVRDQFATQYGRIKGQETAIVAMGRLGSREMTASSDLDLILLYDFDTDNPDSDGERSLHGAQYFTRLTQRLISAFTTRTNYGVLYEVDMRLRPSGRAGPLASRIDSFSDYQEREAWTWEHMALTRARVISASPAFRKEIEDAIRNVLTRPRDAASTAGDVADMRRAIALEKGEDDIWNLKQAAGGLVDIDFIAQYLQLVHASEKPEILSVSTLQVLDNAARLGVLPPSDAEILRSAARLYHDLTQILRLCVTGKFKPETSGENLLRVMARAGDTPDFSTLEARLRETQAEVRRIFQALMGGG